A single Denticeps clupeoides chromosome 7, fDenClu1.1, whole genome shotgun sequence DNA region contains:
- the pvalb6 gene encoding parvalbumin 6 — protein MAMNSILNADDIRKALDAFKAADSFDHKKFFEMVGLKTKSADDVKKAFLVLDADNSGFIEEEELKFVLKRFAADGRDLTDKETKLFLQAADKDGDGKIGVDEFTTLVHE, from the exons ATGGCAATGAACAGCATCCTCAACGCCGATGATATCAGGAAGGCTCTTGATGCATTCAAAG CTGCTGACTCCTTCGACCATAAGAAGTTCTTTGAGATGGTGGGCCTGAAGACCAAGTCCGCAGATGATGTGAAGAAAGCGTTCCTGGTGCTGGATGCCGACAACAGTGGCTTtatagaggaggaggagctcaA GTTTGTACTGAAGAGATTCGCTGCAGATGGAAGGGACCTGACCGACAAGGAAACCAAATTATTCTTACAAGCAGCTGACAAGGACGGGGATGGGAAGATCGGCGTGGATG AGTTCACCACCCTGGTGCACGAATAA
- the baiap2l2a gene encoding brain-specific angiogenesis inhibitor 1-associated protein 2-like protein 2: MSGINSDQLHRYTLEIYTNLMEQFNPSLQRLVALGNSYVQAFQALADTSEAYFSALSKMGEQAVQTLTSRSLGDVLIQISESQRKLTTELEGVFRWFHNEVLQEMNNNVKLDKDYILSSRRRYEMEVRNQASVLERQLRRGGYQDGTGYTDFLKESQREALKEEERRYRFLAEKHCGFTQSFVHLMSKSRSTLQQSAEIWRDRVNETRSSRPQTPSEQDTKMNREDERGRYRAEREEQALGRLPSRGPSPQPSRSRSSSFGDSAGAGKIMRALVAYPPSSNPTLLAFSGGEIIAVLVPEPRNGWLYGQSEDGSRQGWFPASYVEPVHEAPMLSVPSPTLRNSRSLNNLLDDPEARSQSRAAPAAPPLPTKINEMSIAKPSMERTSEKRKTGDNESRPILFPRGTNPFATVKLKPTTTNDRSAPRI, from the exons atgtCTGGCATAAACAGTGATCAGTTGCACCGATACACGCTGGAAATATATACG aATCTGATGGAGCAGTTCAACCCAAGCCTACAGAGGCTCGTTGCTCTGGGGAACAGTTATGTACAGGCTTTCCAAG CTCTTGCCGACACAAGTGAGGCATATTTCAGTGCCCTTTCCAAAATGGGAGAACAAGCAGTACAGACCCTTACTTCTCGATCACTAG GGGACGTCTTGATCCAGATTTCGGAGAGTCAGAGGAAACTAACCACTGAGCTGGAGGGAGTG TTCCGATGGTTCCACAATGAGGTGCTTCAAGAGATGAATAATAATGTAAAGCTTGATAAAGACTACATTTTG AGCAGCAGACGGCGCTACGAAATGGAAGTAAGGAATCAGGCATCAGTCCTGGAGAGACAGCTCAGAAGGGGGGGCTACCAG GATGGCACTGGATACACTGATTTTCTAAAGGAAAGCCAGCGTGAAGCCTTGAAAGAGGAGGAGCGGAGGTATCGCTTCCTCGCTGAGAAACATTGTGGTTTCACTCAGTCCTTTGTCCACCTTATGTCTAAG tccAGGAGCACTCTGCAGCAAAGTGCTGAAATTTGGAGAGACCGGGTGAATGAAACAAGATCGTCAAGGCCGCAGACCCCATCAGAGCAAGACACCAAG ATGAACAGAGAAGATGAGAGGGGTCGTTACAGGGCAGAGAGAGAAGAGCAAGCCCTTGGCAGATTGCCCTCTAGAG GTCCTTCTCCCCAGCCAAGTCGCTCTCGTTCCAGTTCCTTTGGTGATTCGGCTGGTGCTGGAAAGATCATGCGAGCGCTGGTAGCCTACCCTCCGTCCTCCAACCCAACACTGCTGGCCTTCTCAGGAGGGGAGATCATCGCTGTGCTGGTTCCTGAGCCTCGCAACGGCTGGCTTTATGGACAATCTGAGGATGGCTCACG tcaagGTTGGTTCCCTGCCTCTTATGTGGAGCCGGTCCATGAAGCTCCAATGCTTTCTGTTCCAAG CCCCACCCTCAGGAACAGCCGCAGCTTGAATAATCTCTTGGATGATCCTGAAGCCAGAAGTCAAAGTCGTGccgctccagcagctccaccatTACCCACAAAGATTAATGAGATGAGTATAGCCAAACCCTCCATGGAAAGAACATCAGAAAAGAGA aaaacagGAGATAATGAGTCCCGACCGATACTCTTTCCCCG aggAACAAACCCTTTTGCCACGGTGAAGTTGAAGCCAACCACCACCAATGACAGATCGGCACCCCGTATTTAA